One Chitinispirillum alkaliphilum genomic region harbors:
- a CDS encoding Membrane-bound lytic murein transglycosylase D precursor, producing MLSSSVSQFENSTPNSPERIKAVAREFEAMFTSIMFRAMRETVGDNPLVPSSMGEKIYTEMLDQEYASMTSKHASLGLAEMLYKEMMNQQDSHPPPSSAVVNSFKVPLWAKEHSAERITNPEISIQKAEVSTNSKALLSRINKWNELIEDKSREHGVDPHLVRAVLARESSGNPYAVSRAGAKGLMQLMDGTARDLGVRDSFCPEQNVDGGVRYLRQMLNMFNGDEKLALASYNAGPGNVRRYKGIPPFRETQHYVKAVLSLRDDSIRLAQNRSR from the coding sequence ATGTTAAGTTCATCTGTCTCACAGTTCGAAAACAGTACCCCAAACAGCCCTGAGCGAATAAAGGCTGTGGCACGGGAATTTGAGGCTATGTTCACCTCTATTATGTTCCGTGCAATGAGGGAAACAGTAGGAGACAACCCGCTTGTTCCCTCTAGTATGGGGGAGAAAATTTATACAGAAATGCTTGATCAGGAATATGCATCCATGACCTCTAAGCATGCATCCCTTGGTCTTGCCGAAATGCTTTATAAGGAGATGATGAATCAGCAGGATTCCCACCCCCCCCCATCTTCTGCGGTGGTTAATTCTTTCAAAGTACCACTATGGGCTAAAGAACACTCAGCAGAAAGAATAACCAATCCGGAAATCTCTATTCAGAAAGCCGAAGTTTCCACCAACTCAAAAGCACTTCTTTCCAGAATAAACAAGTGGAACGAGCTTATAGAGGATAAATCCCGCGAACATGGGGTCGATCCTCACCTTGTCAGAGCTGTGCTGGCCAGGGAATCATCGGGAAACCCCTATGCAGTATCAAGAGCTGGTGCAAAAGGTCTTATGCAGCTGATGGATGGAACAGCAAGGGATCTTGGAGTGAGAGATTCGTTTTGTCCTGAGCAAAACGTGGATGGTGGAGTGAGATATTTGAGGCAAATGCTCAATATGTTTAATGGTGATGAGAAGCTTGCCCTGGCCTCTTACAATGCGGGTCCGGGGAATGTAAGAAGATATAAAGGTATACCCCCTTTCAGGGAAACACAACATTACGTTAAAGCGGTGTTAAGCTTACGGGATGACTCAATCAGACTGGCACAGAACCGGAGCAGATAG
- a CDS encoding Aspartyl-tRNA synthetase, with amino-acid sequence MSLMIDETRKETAESEINNSHCEGKNVHQYRTHNCGQLRAENIGEFVRLSGWIHNKRDHGGVLFIDLRDHFGITQVVIYPDKDFLKKVAHLTKETVICFEGKLAQRSEENINNKIPTGEVELVAENFTILSESDHTPFSIFPEDPIPEEMRLEYRFLDLRRSVPHHNIMIRSKVISHIRKVMTDLGFDEFQTPILTSSSPEGARDYLVPSRVHPGQFYALPQAPQQFKQLLMVAGFDRYFQIAPCFRDEDARADRSPGEFYQLDIEMSFVTQEDIFKVVEKLLYDLFTTFSDWNIDDTPFKRIPYKETMLKYGTDKPDLRIPLEIQDVSDFFLNSGFKIFANTVKEGGVVRAIPVKGIAGKSRAFFDRMVQFAQSLGSQGLAYLVWNDSNVKGPIAKFLDDQSIAELAETLQVEDGDVVFFICNDEKRANKIAGEIRLHLGKELDIVEKKAYRFCWITDYPMYEYDEDTKKIDFSHNPFSMPQGGMEALENKDPLEINAFQYDIVCNGIELSSGAIRNHRPDIMYKAFEIAGYTKEDVDDRFGALIKAFRYGAPPHGGIAPGVDRIVMLLTDEPNLREVVAFPMNQKAQDLMMNAPSEVSDKQLKELHIKPVQFS; translated from the coding sequence ATGTCTTTGATGATTGATGAGACCAGAAAAGAAACTGCAGAAAGTGAAATCAATAATAGTCATTGTGAAGGGAAAAATGTGCATCAATATCGTACTCACAATTGCGGGCAGCTCCGTGCTGAAAATATAGGCGAATTTGTTCGTCTGAGCGGATGGATTCATAACAAAAGAGACCATGGCGGAGTGCTTTTCATTGATCTTAGGGACCATTTCGGCATTACCCAGGTTGTGATCTATCCCGATAAAGATTTTTTAAAAAAAGTAGCACATCTCACAAAAGAAACAGTTATCTGCTTTGAGGGAAAACTTGCCCAGAGGTCTGAGGAGAATATCAACAATAAAATCCCCACCGGAGAAGTGGAACTTGTCGCGGAGAATTTTACGATTCTAAGTGAGAGTGATCACACTCCATTTAGCATTTTCCCCGAGGATCCCATTCCCGAAGAGATGCGCCTTGAATACCGCTTTCTTGACCTCAGACGCAGTGTGCCTCACCACAACATAATGATCAGGTCAAAAGTTATTTCACACATCAGAAAGGTGATGACAGATCTTGGTTTTGATGAGTTTCAGACTCCGATTCTCACCAGCTCATCCCCTGAGGGTGCGCGTGATTATCTGGTTCCTTCAAGGGTGCACCCAGGCCAGTTTTACGCATTACCACAGGCTCCTCAGCAGTTCAAGCAGCTGCTTATGGTTGCAGGATTTGATCGATACTTTCAGATAGCGCCATGTTTTAGGGATGAGGATGCCAGGGCTGACCGTTCACCAGGGGAGTTCTATCAGCTCGATATAGAAATGTCATTTGTTACCCAGGAGGATATTTTTAAGGTCGTTGAAAAACTCCTCTATGACCTTTTTACAACTTTTTCCGATTGGAATATAGATGATACTCCCTTCAAAAGAATTCCATATAAAGAGACCATGCTGAAATATGGAACAGATAAACCAGACCTTCGTATTCCTCTCGAAATACAGGACGTTTCCGATTTTTTCCTTAACTCCGGATTTAAAATCTTTGCCAATACAGTTAAGGAAGGGGGAGTGGTCAGGGCTATTCCAGTGAAAGGTATCGCAGGTAAATCCAGAGCATTCTTTGACCGTATGGTTCAGTTCGCTCAATCTCTGGGATCACAGGGCTTGGCATATCTGGTATGGAACGATTCTAATGTTAAAGGACCGATTGCGAAATTTCTCGATGACCAGAGTATAGCTGAGCTTGCAGAGACGCTTCAGGTTGAAGATGGTGATGTGGTATTTTTTATCTGTAATGATGAGAAAAGAGCAAATAAAATTGCAGGAGAAATCCGCCTCCATTTGGGTAAAGAACTTGATATAGTAGAAAAGAAGGCGTATCGTTTTTGCTGGATAACCGACTATCCCATGTACGAATATGATGAAGATACCAAAAAGATAGACTTTTCTCACAATCCATTCTCCATGCCTCAGGGTGGTATGGAAGCACTTGAAAACAAGGATCCTCTTGAAATCAATGCTTTTCAGTACGATATCGTCTGTAATGGTATTGAATTGTCAAGCGGGGCTATCCGCAACCACCGTCCTGATATTATGTATAAAGCTTTTGAAATCGCAGGTTACACAAAAGAAGACGTTGATGACCGTTTCGGAGCACTGATTAAGGCATTTCGGTATGGAGCTCCTCCACACGGAGGTATCGCTCCCGGTGTGGATAGAATTGTAATGCTACTTACAGATGAGCCAAATCTCAGAGAAGTCGTTGCATTCCCTATGAATCAAAAGGCGCAGGACCTTATGATGAATGCACCTTCAGAAGTATCTGACAAACAGCTCAAGGAGCTGCATATAAAACCTGTTCAGTTTAGCTGA
- a CDS encoding diguanylate cyclase/phosphodiesterase (GGDEF & EAL domains) with PAS/PAC sensor(s), translated as MDKICNKLHNSVCSEPSSGKKLNETIATAFFENASEGIVITDSETIVTSVNPSFTNITGYHSSEVLGKKISLLKSDRHDEQFYKLLWTSLKREGKWQGEIWNRRKNGEIYPGWLIIVAIANENNGSIHYIGIFTDITKYINKNIQIRNHAYYDSLTGLPNRMLLQDRLSFMVNHARRNNQIMALLLMDLNRFKFINDTLGYQTGDIILQTISERLKDCLRDVDAVFRLGDDEFAIILEEIARQQDAAKVAKKILAACSMPFQLPDHELFVTTSIGISIFPNDGDNSENLLKNGEAAMERAKQIGMNNYQHYMPNMNAKAFEQLTLEHNLRKALKKDEFTVYYQPQIDILNGGISGLEALIRWKHPELGMISPAQFIPIAEETGLILPIGEWVLRTACYQIKRLQQQFKRDFIISVNLSARQFQQQDLISVVNSALDNAHLDPQSLELEITESLGMQNPEITIKTLDELKSMGVKIAIDDFGTGYSSLSYLKKFPIDTLKIDRSFVKDIPGDPNDSAIVDAVIALAHIMNLDVVAEGVEDEEQLFYLQNHYCEKVQGYYFSPPVDSNKLAELVQRSLTDAKFLCHKRIKTP; from the coding sequence TTGGACAAAATATGTAATAAACTCCACAATTCAGTCTGCTCCGAACCCTCCTCTGGGAAGAAGCTCAATGAAACAATCGCAACAGCATTTTTTGAAAATGCTTCTGAAGGGATTGTGATAACCGACTCAGAAACTATCGTTACTTCGGTTAATCCCAGTTTCACCAACATAACCGGCTACCACAGTTCAGAAGTACTCGGGAAAAAAATTTCTCTTCTAAAATCAGATCGCCATGACGAGCAATTCTACAAGCTACTTTGGACAAGCCTTAAAAGAGAGGGCAAATGGCAGGGGGAAATCTGGAACCGGAGAAAAAACGGTGAGATATATCCAGGTTGGCTTATCATCGTGGCCATAGCCAATGAAAACAACGGATCAATACATTATATAGGTATTTTCACAGATATAACAAAATACATAAACAAAAACATACAGATAAGAAACCACGCTTATTATGATTCTCTTACCGGTCTTCCAAACAGAATGCTCCTACAGGACCGTCTCTCATTTATGGTAAATCATGCCAGACGAAACAACCAGATAATGGCACTTTTGCTTATGGATCTTAACAGATTTAAATTTATAAATGATACTCTGGGGTATCAGACCGGAGATATAATTCTTCAAACCATCTCTGAGCGCCTTAAAGATTGTCTGAGGGATGTTGATGCGGTTTTCAGATTGGGTGATGATGAATTTGCAATAATCCTAGAAGAAATCGCCCGCCAGCAGGATGCTGCCAAAGTAGCAAAAAAAATCCTTGCAGCCTGTTCAATGCCATTCCAACTCCCCGATCATGAACTTTTTGTAACCACAAGTATTGGCATAAGTATCTTTCCAAACGATGGGGACAATTCTGAAAATCTTTTAAAAAACGGTGAAGCTGCAATGGAGAGAGCCAAGCAAATCGGTATGAACAACTACCAGCACTACATGCCAAATATGAATGCAAAGGCTTTCGAACAACTGACCCTTGAACACAATCTAAGAAAAGCACTGAAAAAAGATGAATTTACTGTATACTACCAGCCTCAGATCGACATCCTAAACGGAGGCATTTCCGGTTTGGAGGCACTTATACGATGGAAACACCCCGAGCTTGGGATGATCTCACCTGCTCAGTTTATCCCAATAGCAGAGGAAACAGGTCTTATTTTGCCCATAGGAGAATGGGTGTTAAGAACAGCCTGTTATCAGATAAAACGCTTGCAGCAACAATTTAAAAGAGACTTCATTATTTCAGTCAATCTTTCAGCCAGACAGTTCCAACAGCAGGATCTCATATCAGTGGTTAATAGTGCACTGGATAACGCTCACCTTGACCCACAATCTCTTGAGCTTGAAATCACCGAAAGTCTTGGGATGCAAAATCCTGAAATAACCATAAAAACTCTCGATGAATTAAAATCGATGGGGGTAAAAATTGCCATTGATGATTTCGGTACCGGGTATTCCTCTCTTAGCTATCTTAAGAAATTCCCAATAGACACACTTAAAATCGACAGGTCTTTTGTAAAGGATATCCCGGGTGATCCAAACGACTCCGCAATCGTCGATGCGGTAATTGCACTGGCACACATTATGAACCTGGATGTTGTAGCAGAAGGAGTCGAAGATGAAGAGCAGCTTTTTTATCTTCAAAACCATTATTGCGAAAAGGTTCAGGGATACTATTTCAGTCCACCTGTAGATTCAAATAAATTAGCTGAGCTGGTGCAAAGATCCCTTACAGACGCAAAATTTTTATGCCATAAAAGAATCAAAACACCCTGA
- a CDS encoding putative integral membrane protein encodes MNKKDKQEKNGSTVELFSKIKNQILLLMKKEIALVKAELKADVKKEINTVKGLILSAVLALLAISMLLVTVIILLGALIPLWLSALIVSVTLLLLAALTGYFSYNKRLKAPLIRTRKTIHTDIAITKGKIHGSKA; translated from the coding sequence TTGAATAAAAAGGATAAACAGGAAAAAAACGGTTCCACAGTGGAACTGTTCAGCAAAATAAAAAACCAGATTCTGCTGCTCATGAAAAAAGAGATCGCTTTGGTCAAAGCTGAGCTTAAGGCTGATGTAAAAAAAGAAATCAACACCGTTAAGGGACTCATACTTTCGGCTGTTCTTGCACTGCTTGCAATTTCAATGCTCCTTGTCACCGTGATAATCCTGCTGGGTGCTCTGATACCACTGTGGCTTTCTGCTCTTATCGTGAGTGTGACTCTTTTACTGCTGGCGGCTCTAACCGGATACTTCTCATACAATAAAAGACTTAAAGCTCCTCTTATAAGAACCAGAAAAACAATTCATACAGACATAGCTATTACAAAGGGTAAAATACATGGATCAAAGGCTTGA
- a CDS encoding Flagellar hook-associated protein FlgK, translating to MSLLSALNIGTRALHASQLSMNVAGQNISNADVEGYSRKRLNLSPDYRYDSSFGQMGMGVSVINIERMRNTFIDQQIRHQNREVGYFEEIDHTFQGIENIFTEPGELGIQSFMDQFFDSWQNLANNPSDLSARRMVKTNGEILTNVFHNLSGELRDLRNTRNDEIRERVNKVNQISEQIYNLNMEIGAVEIGNQNANDSRDRRDLLLKELSKYVDITTTENSQGQITVTTSGNILVSPVNFQKLEMTTASTRESDGSTIVDVGIRFAESKRIYSPQGGQIKGLLDSRDQIIPEYQKMLDQLAVALTENVNEIHKDAYTLKGYSGVSFFDPTVTGASDIRLSASVLSDVQNIAAASSGESQPGVTNNLPAGTHNYGAEPFQLQRDPAVDPPVIARNVVRDTVVVRNTNGTVLREGVDYHIDYVNGTFQMLHSGYDGDDLSIDFQYRSGGSKGPGDNSSALAIAGLRTKMTMNPDTIGNSTSTFGEFYSSMIGRLGLSRNQAGSNLETRNFLVEQYESHQDSISGVSLDEEMADLIRFQHTYQAAARLISVTDRMLDVLMNI from the coding sequence ATGAGTCTTCTATCAGCTCTCAATATCGGCACACGGGCACTGCATGCCTCCCAGCTCTCCATGAATGTAGCGGGACAGAATATATCCAATGCAGATGTAGAAGGTTATTCCCGAAAACGACTCAACCTCTCCCCAGATTACCGTTACGACTCATCATTTGGTCAAATGGGAATGGGTGTTAGCGTTATTAACATCGAGCGCATGCGCAACACCTTCATAGACCAGCAAATCAGACATCAAAACAGAGAAGTGGGCTATTTTGAAGAGATCGATCATACCTTTCAGGGAATAGAAAATATCTTTACAGAACCCGGGGAACTTGGGATCCAAAGTTTTATGGATCAGTTCTTCGACTCGTGGCAGAATCTGGCAAATAACCCCTCTGATCTCTCTGCACGAAGGATGGTCAAAACCAACGGAGAGATTCTAACCAACGTATTCCATAACCTCTCAGGTGAGCTTCGTGACCTGCGTAATACCAGAAATGATGAGATCCGGGAGCGGGTAAATAAAGTCAATCAGATATCAGAGCAGATTTATAATCTCAACATGGAAATAGGGGCTGTTGAGATTGGAAACCAGAATGCAAACGACAGCAGAGACAGAAGGGATCTTCTTTTAAAAGAGCTCTCCAAATATGTGGACATCACCACAACAGAAAACAGCCAGGGACAAATCACCGTTACCACAAGTGGCAATATCCTTGTCTCTCCTGTTAATTTTCAGAAGCTTGAGATGACAACAGCATCTACAAGGGAATCGGATGGATCCACCATAGTTGATGTAGGGATCCGTTTTGCCGAGTCAAAACGGATCTACTCCCCCCAGGGAGGACAGATCAAGGGTCTTCTGGACAGCAGGGACCAAATTATCCCCGAATACCAGAAAATGCTTGATCAACTGGCAGTTGCACTTACAGAGAATGTAAATGAAATCCATAAAGACGCCTACACACTCAAGGGCTACAGCGGCGTGTCATTTTTTGATCCCACGGTTACAGGAGCAAGCGACATAAGGCTTTCAGCCTCTGTTCTGAGCGATGTACAAAATATTGCTGCTGCTTCAAGTGGTGAATCACAGCCTGGCGTCACAAACAACCTCCCGGCAGGAACGCATAATTATGGCGCCGAGCCTTTTCAGCTCCAGAGAGACCCTGCCGTCGATCCCCCGGTGATTGCGAGAAATGTTGTTCGTGACACAGTAGTAGTGCGCAACACAAACGGTACAGTTCTTCGGGAAGGTGTAGACTATCATATCGACTATGTCAATGGAACCTTTCAGATGCTCCATAGCGGCTACGACGGGGATGATTTGAGTATAGATTTTCAGTACAGATCAGGTGGTTCAAAAGGTCCTGGCGATAACTCCTCAGCTTTGGCCATCGCAGGTTTACGCACAAAAATGACCATGAACCCTGATACTATCGGCAACTCAACCTCAACCTTCGGAGAGTTCTACAGCTCCATGATAGGACGTCTGGGTTTGAGCCGAAACCAGGCTGGGTCAAATCTTGAAACCAGAAATTTTCTTGTTGAACAGTACGAATCGCATCAGGACTCAATCTCGGGAGTTTCTCTTGATGAGGAGATGGCTGATTTAATCCGTTTCCAGCACACCTATCAGGCTGCAGCCCGCCTGATCTCGGTCACAGACCGTATGCTCGATGTGCTCATGAACATATAA
- a CDS encoding chitinase, GH18 family has translation MKKFLILITLLCIPIIIKCSLDVVEPQTEKAGKPDNIEASSSSRVNIITWVPPYNWQACRDMLNIDFGGVKMEDGITHLALQFWGPVPSTGGIKYVDHEWQRPNDATVRVFTDWARGKDVKVMLCVYNNDGAWNWDIVGPIMSDPAKRRTHVNTLVSEVKRLGLDGVEVDYEWPGGSNSAHANFLSFIRDLSSELRKIDKELTIATFSYIWNYPNSDGWNDFLPYVDGITSMGYEEIGRGASGWASYSTQKTLINDPSKLMLGMPTYAGSEWQGNSVEEQIAWVLQDGTVGIGIWDASLADGSGRPNNAWRTASVWNKLKQIKGSGTSVPATYTISASAQNGGTISPSGSVTVSEGSSKSFSITPDSGYKIERVTVNGEDQGAVSNYTFTNIGTNGTITAYFTQTPQQFTINASAGTGGTISPSGLVTANQGESKAFTITPNSGYEIDYVTINGSNQGELTSYTFRNIRSNQSISAHFRLIPVEDDNDDDSGDCDSPVWSRSSVYTGGQTVAHNGYRWRARWWTQGDEPGTTGQWGVWEEIGPCGDKGEITVPEYTITAQAQGNGSIYPAGNINIKQGESRTFNITPNGGYEIDYVLVNGANKGAVSSYTFENVESDNGIIAYFRQTETDDNGDGDDQDNNDGDNGTGDGECSDIEPWSSSQNWNEYATGDLRTYNGKIYRCINVAFSFYDPSGPHGHFGWEFVADCN, from the coding sequence ATGAAGAAATTCTTGATTTTGATAACGTTGCTTTGCATCCCGATTATCATAAAATGTTCTCTTGACGTGGTAGAGCCCCAAACTGAAAAAGCAGGCAAACCGGATAATATTGAGGCATCATCATCATCCCGGGTGAATATAATAACATGGGTACCTCCATATAACTGGCAGGCTTGCAGAGACATGCTTAATATCGATTTCGGTGGTGTTAAAATGGAAGACGGCATAACCCATTTGGCTCTTCAGTTCTGGGGCCCAGTTCCATCCACCGGTGGTATAAAATATGTGGATCACGAATGGCAACGCCCAAACGATGCAACCGTAAGAGTGTTCACTGATTGGGCCAGGGGTAAGGATGTCAAAGTCATGCTTTGCGTATACAACAATGACGGAGCCTGGAACTGGGATATTGTCGGTCCGATAATGAGTGATCCTGCGAAAAGACGTACTCATGTTAACACTCTGGTTTCAGAAGTTAAACGTCTTGGTCTTGATGGAGTAGAGGTGGATTATGAATGGCCGGGTGGAAGCAACAGTGCCCATGCTAATTTTTTGAGTTTCATAAGAGACCTTTCATCTGAGCTTCGAAAGATAGACAAAGAACTCACTATTGCCACATTCTCATATATCTGGAACTATCCAAATTCAGATGGCTGGAATGATTTTTTACCCTATGTAGATGGAATCACCAGTATGGGTTACGAAGAGATCGGCAGAGGCGCTTCCGGATGGGCTTCCTATTCAACCCAGAAAACACTTATTAACGACCCATCAAAATTAATGCTTGGTATGCCTACCTACGCGGGTTCAGAGTGGCAGGGCAATAGTGTTGAGGAGCAGATCGCCTGGGTTCTTCAGGACGGAACTGTAGGCATAGGTATTTGGGATGCCTCACTGGCGGATGGCAGTGGCAGGCCAAACAATGCCTGGCGCACTGCTTCTGTGTGGAATAAACTTAAACAGATCAAAGGAAGCGGCACTTCTGTCCCTGCGACCTACACTATAAGTGCTTCTGCACAGAATGGCGGGACCATTTCACCTTCAGGTTCAGTAACTGTCAGCGAGGGCTCATCAAAAAGTTTTTCCATTACCCCCGATTCCGGATACAAGATTGAACGTGTTACAGTAAACGGAGAAGATCAGGGTGCGGTCTCAAACTATACATTTACCAACATAGGTACGAACGGAACAATCACAGCTTATTTCACCCAAACACCTCAGCAGTTCACAATCAACGCCTCAGCAGGCACCGGCGGGACCATTTCTCCCAGCGGTCTTGTAACTGCTAATCAAGGTGAAAGCAAAGCATTTACAATCACTCCAAACAGCGGTTATGAAATCGATTACGTCACAATCAATGGCTCAAATCAGGGAGAGTTGACATCATATACTTTCAGAAATATCCGCAGCAACCAATCCATATCTGCTCATTTCAGACTGATACCGGTTGAAGATGACAATGACGACGACAGTGGGGATTGTGACAGCCCGGTATGGAGCCGCAGCTCTGTATATACAGGCGGACAGACTGTTGCTCACAATGGATATCGCTGGAGAGCCAGATGGTGGACACAGGGTGATGAGCCCGGTACCACAGGCCAATGGGGTGTATGGGAAGAAATCGGTCCATGTGGAGACAAAGGGGAAATAACTGTTCCTGAATACACCATAACAGCACAGGCTCAGGGCAATGGATCGATTTACCCGGCCGGAAACATAAATATCAAACAGGGTGAGAGCAGAACATTTAACATCACCCCCAACGGCGGATATGAAATTGATTACGTTCTGGTTAACGGTGCCAACAAGGGAGCAGTATCTTCCTACACATTTGAGAATGTGGAAAGCGACAACGGTATCATTGCCTATTTCAGACAAACTGAGACCGATGACAACGGAGACGGCGATGACCAGGATAACAATGATGGTGACAATGGAACAGGAGATGGTGAGTGCAGCGATATTGAGCCATGGAGTTCGTCACAGAACTGGAACGAATATGCCACAGGAGATCTCAGAACCTATAATGGAAAAATATACAGATGTATAAACGTGGCGTTTTCATTCTATGATCCATCTGGTCCGCACGGGCACTTCGGATGGGAGTTTGTAGCGGATTGCAACTAA
- a CDS encoding TatD-related deoxyribonuclease, producing the protein MYLFDAHCHLQDKRVSEFTQIIIDNALNAGVERMVCCGCEPEDWARISYLARKYPEIVPSYGVHPWYSTELCSDWAEKLECALKEDCTSGVGEIGLDHTLDPSTFPLQKKNFSLQLEIASQLNRPVSIHCRKAWGELFSVFKSMKSLPRGLIHSYSGSPELVKQLEKLGFFISFSGSVCNPNNRKVQKSIKTVSNQRLLIESDSPDNMPYGLRSDYNQPANLMLIAKRAAFILNVPLEMLVHSTYQNALNLFTKN; encoded by the coding sequence ATGTACCTGTTCGACGCCCATTGTCATCTTCAGGATAAAAGAGTTTCAGAATTTACCCAGATCATCATTGATAATGCCCTGAATGCGGGTGTTGAGAGGATGGTTTGCTGCGGCTGTGAGCCTGAGGACTGGGCCAGGATAAGCTATCTTGCCCGTAAGTATCCTGAAATTGTACCATCGTATGGTGTACATCCCTGGTACAGTACAGAACTTTGCTCTGACTGGGCAGAGAAGCTGGAGTGTGCGCTGAAAGAGGACTGTACTTCAGGAGTAGGGGAGATCGGGCTGGATCACACTCTGGACCCTTCAACTTTCCCTTTGCAGAAAAAAAACTTTTCACTTCAGCTTGAAATCGCATCCCAGCTTAACAGACCAGTTTCTATCCATTGCCGTAAAGCATGGGGAGAGCTTTTTTCCGTCTTTAAGAGTATGAAATCGCTCCCCAGGGGGCTTATTCACTCTTATTCTGGATCTCCGGAACTGGTAAAGCAGCTGGAAAAACTTGGCTTTTTTATCTCTTTTTCCGGATCTGTATGTAATCCCAATAACAGAAAAGTTCAGAAATCAATAAAAACAGTTTCAAACCAACGACTTCTAATCGAAAGCGATTCTCCTGATAATATGCCTTATGGTTTGCGATCTGACTATAATCAGCCTGCGAATCTGATGTTAATTGCTAAGAGGGCTGCTTTTATACTAAATGTACCACTTGAGATGCTGGTACACAGTACTTACCAAAACGCACTTAATCTCTTTACAAAAAATTGA
- a CDS encoding RNA-binding protein, with the protein MSQKLYIGNLPYRTTENDIKTLFSKYEPIHSVVLISDRETGRSRGFGFIELEPESADAAISELGDTIFGGRNLRISKARDREENVGSMPRSHAFNRS; encoded by the coding sequence ATGTCTCAGAAGCTTTACATTGGTAACCTCCCTTACAGAACAACCGAAAACGATATCAAAACCCTCTTCTCAAAGTACGAACCGATTCACTCTGTTGTGCTGATCTCCGACCGGGAAACCGGAAGGTCACGTGGTTTTGGGTTTATTGAACTTGAGCCCGAAAGTGCGGATGCGGCTATCAGTGAACTCGGTGACACTATTTTCGGTGGCAGAAATCTAAGAATCAGCAAAGCACGGGACAGAGAGGAAAATGTCGGATCAATGCCACGATCTCACGCTTTCAACCGCAGTTGA